One Actinoplanes missouriensis 431 DNA segment encodes these proteins:
- a CDS encoding cellulase family glycosylhydrolase, giving the protein MKKSLAAAVLAALASVLFFVAPAYAATGLHISGTDIVEANGQKFVMRGVNHMHTWYANQTNSFADIKAAGANTVRVVLSGGRWTANSAADVQNVINLCKANRLICVLENHDTTGYGEDAAAYTLDQAVDYWIGLKSVLTGQEDYVVINIGNEPIGNTNPGQWTAATVDAVKKMRSNGFQHLLMVDAPNWGQDWQYTMRNNAQTVLDADVQHNLILSIHMYAVFNTAASIVDYLNTFKNNGWPLIIGEFGWRFDSSQVDHETLLAEAAARDLGYLGWSWAGNTDPILDMAIGFDPDQLSTWGERIFNGPNGIKATAREASIFGGVQPSPSTSSPSSSPSPSSPSPSPSSPSPSSPGGQGCTATYAITGQWSGGFQGEIKVTAGIAAINTWTVTWSFANGQKVSNAWSADVTSSGTTVTARNAAWNGKLAAGTTTSFGFLGSWTGSNTVPAVTCAAA; this is encoded by the coding sequence ATGAAAAAATCTCTGGCCGCCGCGGTGCTCGCGGCTCTCGCGTCGGTGCTGTTCTTCGTCGCACCGGCCTATGCGGCCACCGGCCTGCACATCAGTGGAACTGACATCGTCGAGGCGAACGGGCAGAAGTTCGTCATGCGCGGCGTCAACCACATGCACACCTGGTATGCGAATCAGACGAACTCGTTCGCCGACATCAAGGCGGCCGGTGCCAACACCGTGCGGGTCGTGTTGAGCGGTGGTCGATGGACGGCGAACAGCGCCGCCGACGTGCAGAACGTGATCAACCTGTGCAAGGCGAACAGGTTGATCTGCGTTCTGGAGAATCACGACACCACCGGGTACGGGGAGGACGCCGCCGCGTACACCCTGGATCAAGCCGTGGACTACTGGATCGGCTTGAAGAGCGTGCTGACCGGTCAAGAGGACTACGTCGTCATCAACATCGGCAACGAGCCGATCGGCAACACCAACCCGGGGCAGTGGACCGCCGCGACTGTCGACGCGGTCAAGAAGATGCGCAGCAACGGCTTCCAGCACCTGTTGATGGTCGACGCGCCGAACTGGGGCCAGGACTGGCAGTACACGATGCGGAACAACGCGCAGACGGTGCTTGACGCCGACGTCCAGCACAACTTGATTCTGTCGATACACATGTATGCGGTGTTCAACACGGCCGCGTCAATTGTTGACTATCTGAATACATTCAAGAACAACGGCTGGCCGCTGATAATCGGCGAGTTCGGCTGGCGTTTCGACTCGTCACAGGTCGACCACGAGACGCTGCTCGCCGAGGCGGCCGCCCGCGATCTCGGATATCTGGGCTGGTCCTGGGCCGGCAACACGGACCCGATCCTGGACATGGCGATCGGCTTTGACCCGGATCAACTGTCGACCTGGGGTGAGCGGATCTTCAACGGCCCGAACGGGATCAAGGCCACCGCCCGCGAGGCCTCGATCTTCGGCGGCGTGCAGCCGTCACCGTCGACCTCCTCGCCGTCGTCGTCTCCCTCGCCCTCGTCGCCGTCTCCTTCGCCCTCGTCCCCTTCGCCCTCGTCGCCTGGCGGTCAGGGGTGCACGGCCACCTACGCGATCACCGGACAGTGGTCGGGCGGTTTCCAGGGCGAGATCAAGGTGACCGCCGGCATCGCCGCGATCAACACCTGGACCGTCACCTGGTCCTTCGCCAACGGCCAGAAGGTCAGCAACGCCTGGAGCGCCGACGTGACATCCAGCGGTACGACCGTGACCGCACGCAACGCCGCCTGGAACGGCAAACTCGCCGCCGGTACCACCACGTCGTTCGGCTTCCTCGGCTCGTGGACCGGCAGCAACACCGTCCCGGCGGTCACCTGCGCCGCTGCCTGA